The proteins below are encoded in one region of Caulobacter henricii:
- a CDS encoding UbiX family flavin prenyltransferase encodes MPDPASRSERPRDPRRLIIGISGASGVVYGLRALDACRDLGVESHLVMSKSAALTLAQETGLTVSDVQAKADVVHRPADVGAAIASGSFRTLGMVIAPCSVRTMSEIASGVTSSLLTRAADVVLKERRTLALMVRETPLHLGHLRTLTKLAEMGAVIAPPLPAFYAKPASIAEMVDQSVGRMLDLFDLDWKPVKRWGEDIAPITGKGEG; translated from the coding sequence ATGCCAGACCCTGCAAGCCGCTCTGAGCGCCCCCGGGACCCCCGGAGACTGATCATCGGAATCTCCGGCGCATCCGGTGTCGTCTATGGCCTCAGGGCCCTGGACGCCTGCCGCGACCTGGGGGTGGAAAGCCATCTGGTGATGTCCAAATCGGCTGCCCTGACCCTGGCCCAGGAGACCGGACTGACGGTCAGCGACGTCCAGGCCAAGGCCGATGTGGTCCACCGCCCGGCCGATGTCGGGGCCGCCATCGCCTCAGGCTCGTTCCGCACCCTGGGCATGGTCATCGCCCCCTGTTCGGTGCGCACGATGAGCGAAATCGCCAGTGGCGTAACGTCTTCGCTGCTGACGAGGGCTGCCGACGTGGTCCTGAAAGAGCGCAGGACCCTGGCCCTGATGGTGCGCGAAACCCCCCTGCATCTGGGCCATCTGCGCACCCTGACCAAGCTCGCGGAGATGGGGGCCGTGATCGCCCCGCCCCTGCCGGCCTTCTATGCCAAGCCGGCCTCGATCGCCGAGATGGTCGACCAGTCCGTGGGCCGGATGCTCGACCTGTTCGACCTCGACTGGAAGCCCGTCAAGCGCTGGGGTGAGGACATCGCCCCGATCACCGGCAAGGGAGAAGGTTAA
- a CDS encoding tyrosine-protein phosphatase, whose product MNRRDFLLAALANGTLAAAPAAFAATPLEGAATRKQTGSLQLDWSAKSDRTSIYLSTDPDAPRSAMRLIKANITGGTLDLPTPTTPRPYFLLTTRSGGQTRVAERLLPLAGGRNFRDLGGYRTTDGRQVRWGRIYRSGVMSSLTHADMDYLSKLGVSVICDLRSPQERSGEPTPFQTAAGPKVIAFDYDMASSMGGLARATTKAEAVKVFADAYVQFIDLLTPHYTDLFARLAAGEAPLAMNCSAGKDRTGMGAALVLSVLGVPRETIIADYALTQTYTPPAYYKKQMAQGPKGSGSGGLTSEQAQAFARMPAEVLDVILGSDPAVMREALATVDRDHGGPLALAKARLGLTDSRISQLRKTYLV is encoded by the coding sequence ATGAACCGTCGAGACTTCCTGCTGGCGGCTCTCGCCAACGGCACCCTGGCTGCCGCGCCGGCAGCCTTTGCAGCAACACCGCTCGAGGGCGCGGCGACCCGTAAACAGACCGGATCCCTGCAGCTGGACTGGAGCGCAAAATCCGACCGGACCTCGATCTATCTCTCCACGGATCCTGACGCCCCGCGATCAGCCATGCGTCTGATCAAGGCCAACATCACCGGCGGCACCCTTGACCTGCCCACACCCACGACACCCCGGCCCTATTTTCTTCTGACGACGCGCAGCGGCGGTCAGACCCGGGTCGCCGAGCGGCTCCTGCCGCTGGCAGGGGGGCGCAACTTCCGTGATCTCGGCGGCTATCGCACGACAGACGGCCGTCAGGTCCGCTGGGGCAGGATCTATCGCTCGGGCGTGATGAGCAGCCTGACCCATGCCGACATGGACTACCTCTCGAAACTGGGAGTTTCGGTCATCTGCGACCTGCGCAGTCCGCAGGAACGCTCCGGCGAGCCGACGCCCTTCCAGACGGCAGCCGGCCCGAAGGTCATTGCCTTTGACTACGACATGGCCTCTTCGATGGGCGGGCTGGCCCGCGCCACGACCAAGGCCGAGGCGGTCAAGGTCTTCGCGGACGCCTATGTCCAGTTCATCGACCTGCTGACGCCGCACTATACCGATCTCTTCGCACGGCTGGCGGCAGGCGAGGCCCCTCTGGCCATGAACTGCAGCGCCGGAAAGGATCGCACCGGCATGGGCGCGGCCCTGGTGCTTTCGGTTCTGGGGGTCCCGCGCGAGACGATCATTGCCGATTACGCCCTGACCCAGACCTATACCCCGCCGGCCTATTACAAGAAGCAGATGGCCCAGGGCCCGAAGGGTAGCGGATCAGGTGGCCTGACGTCCGAGCAGGCCCAGGCCTTCGCCCGCATGCCGGCAGAAGTCCTGGACGTGATCCTGGGCTCGGATCCCGCCGTCATGCGTGAGGCCCTGGCCACCGTCGACCGGGACCATGGCGGGCCCCTAGCGCTCGCCAAGGCGCGCCTTGGCCTGACGGACTCCCGAATCTCCCAGCTCCGCAAGACCTATCTGGTCTGA
- a CDS encoding YdcH family protein, protein MAIESRIRELGSRHENLDRSIQEETKRPASDATRLRELKRQKLKLKEQIEGLRSQLH, encoded by the coding sequence ATGGCGATCGAATCCCGTATCCGCGAACTTGGGTCCCGTCACGAGAACCTTGATCGCTCGATTCAGGAAGAGACCAAGCGTCCCGCCAGCGATGCCACCCGACTTAGGGAGCTCAAGCGACAAAAGCTCAAGCTGAAGGAGCAGATAGAGGGACTTAGATCCCAGCTCCATTGA
- a CDS encoding YdcH family protein, whose translation MTDEPSTNDDDPSDESDIAIERRLSILREEHQDLDAAVHALEERPQPDMLQIARLKKKKLALKDKIGRLEDLLMPDIIA comes from the coding sequence ATGACCGATGAACCGTCGACGAACGACGACGATCCGTCGGACGAGTCCGACATCGCGATCGAGCGCCGACTGTCGATCCTGCGGGAAGAGCACCAGGACCTGGATGCGGCTGTCCACGCCCTGGAGGAACGCCCCCAGCCCGACATGCTGCAGATCGCCCGGCTGAAGAAGAAGAAGCTGGCCCTGAAGGACAAGATCGGCCGGCTCGAAGACCTGCTGATGCCCGACATCATCGCCTGA
- a CDS encoding DUF1013 domain-containing protein gives MSDILMPKATAVWLVDNTSLSFEQIADFCNLHPLEVRGIADGEVARDIRGADPIGNGQLTREELDRAQANDAYRMKAQVSRHAELLKPQKKAPRYTPVSRRQDRPDAIAWFLRHHPEVTDAQISKLLGTTKSTIEQVRARTHWNAANIKPVDPVTLGLVGQLELDALVKKAAEKKAKDDLKKGILPEDPTLRPASETGVVETHEEDEEADYRKSRAEPKAEDVFGTSTYVADDEDDEDED, from the coding sequence ATGTCCGACATCCTGATGCCCAAGGCGACGGCCGTCTGGCTCGTGGACAACACGTCGCTGAGCTTTGAACAGATTGCCGACTTCTGTAATCTGCACCCGCTGGAAGTGCGCGGCATCGCCGATGGCGAAGTGGCCCGCGACATCCGCGGCGCCGATCCGATCGGCAATGGCCAGCTGACCCGCGAAGAGCTGGACCGCGCCCAGGCCAATGACGCCTATCGCATGAAGGCCCAGGTCAGCCGCCATGCCGAGCTGCTGAAGCCGCAGAAGAAGGCCCCGCGCTACACCCCCGTGTCGCGCCGTCAGGATCGCCCCGACGCCATCGCCTGGTTCCTGCGCCATCACCCGGAAGTGACCGACGCCCAGATCTCCAAGCTGCTGGGGACCACCAAGTCGACCATCGAGCAGGTTCGCGCCCGCACGCACTGGAACGCCGCCAACATCAAGCCGGTCGATCCCGTGACCCTGGGCCTCGTCGGCCAGCTGGAACTGGACGCCCTGGTCAAGAAGGCCGCCGAGAAGAAGGCCAAGGATGACCTGAAGAAGGGCATCCTGCCGGAAGATCCGACCCTGCGCCCCGCCTCCGAGACCGGCGTCGTCGAGACGCACGAAGAGGACGAAGAGGCCGATTACCGCAAGTCGCGCGCCGAGCCCAAGGCCGAGGACGTGTTCGGGACCTCGACCTATGTGGCCGACGACGAAGACGACGAAGACGAAGACTGA
- a CDS encoding TIGR02444 family protein has translation MILWDWALAAYARQDVAAACLHLQDAHGQNVPYLLWAAWAAGEGRSADPKAAARLMKQWDTEVGAPLRGIRRALKAPIQDVADSAREPFREALKGVELQGERVLMESLEALCGPPGPSRDILDGLIAAAAASGDPPRQAALERLATALS, from the coding sequence ATGATCCTCTGGGACTGGGCCCTCGCCGCCTATGCGCGACAGGATGTCGCGGCCGCCTGCCTGCACCTGCAGGACGCCCACGGACAGAACGTGCCCTACCTGCTTTGGGCTGCCTGGGCGGCCGGCGAAGGCCGCTCTGCCGACCCCAAGGCCGCCGCCCGCCTGATGAAACAGTGGGACACCGAGGTCGGGGCACCGCTGCGTGGTATTCGCCGGGCACTCAAGGCCCCGATCCAGGATGTGGCCGACTCAGCGCGCGAGCCTTTTCGCGAAGCCCTCAAGGGCGTAGAGCTGCAGGGCGAGCGAGTGCTGATGGAAAGTCTCGAGGCCCTGTGTGGTCCGCCGGGCCCGTCGCGGGACATTCTGGACGGCCTGATCGCGGCCGCAGCGGCCTCCGGCGACCCGCCCCGCCAGGCGGCGCTCGAACGGCTTGCGACGGCCCTGTCGTGA